One Microbacterium trichothecenolyticum DNA window includes the following coding sequences:
- a CDS encoding ABC transporter substrate-binding protein, with protein sequence MKMSRKISASCGVAALTLAMLTACAASSGGNTLRIGATATIDSLNPFVSSSDYSNVVYQYVYPHLTEYDTADMSLQPSFASSWTESDDKLTWTFTTIPDAKWSDGEALTAEDAAFTMSMVLEYQDSATGQLAGFLTHLASADAPSPDTLVLTYNEPASNVLAQMQQFPILPEHVWKSLATGDGAEIASFANGAPMVSGGPFLLNKYEKDQFALFDRNPNWWGQTKPQIDGFGFQFFANDDAMVTALKTGQVDMIGATTPATAVQSLKDAGMVVQTAPSVGFYDLIINTTAGKTRNRELLDPRVREALEYATDRASMVDTAWLGFATPGSTIVAPASGWHDDSISGLPFDLDKANAILDELGYAKGSDGIRNADGHRMAYDLIFPTEVNGAGDRMFQVMQTGFAKAGIEITMRKMDTDSATAAIRGADGSYADYDLAMWLWAPPVDPNFVLSVLTCDQRGNNSDSGYCNADYDALFAQQAAAPDRAARQEIIDRMQQVAFDERPYIVLLYQDVIEAHSPQWTGFTMSPLVGSVNNLSMKTLLSVHRAS encoded by the coding sequence ATGAAGATGTCCCGCAAGATCTCCGCCTCGTGCGGCGTTGCCGCACTGACCCTGGCAATGCTGACCGCATGTGCCGCCTCATCGGGCGGAAACACTCTTCGGATCGGCGCGACTGCGACCATCGACTCGCTGAACCCGTTCGTGTCGAGCTCTGATTACAGCAATGTGGTCTATCAATATGTCTACCCGCATCTGACCGAGTACGACACCGCAGATATGAGCCTGCAACCCTCATTTGCGAGCTCGTGGACGGAGTCCGACGACAAGCTGACCTGGACCTTCACCACGATCCCGGACGCGAAGTGGTCGGACGGCGAGGCGCTCACCGCGGAAGATGCCGCGTTCACGATGTCAATGGTGTTGGAGTATCAGGATTCCGCCACGGGTCAGCTCGCAGGCTTCCTCACCCATCTCGCCTCGGCGGACGCACCGTCGCCCGACACCCTTGTCCTCACCTACAACGAGCCAGCGTCCAACGTGCTCGCCCAAATGCAGCAGTTTCCCATCCTCCCCGAGCACGTTTGGAAGTCCCTCGCCACAGGGGACGGCGCGGAGATCGCGTCCTTCGCAAACGGCGCACCGATGGTCTCGGGCGGCCCCTTCCTCCTCAATAAATACGAGAAGGATCAGTTCGCGCTTTTCGACCGCAACCCCAACTGGTGGGGACAGACAAAGCCCCAGATCGACGGGTTCGGGTTCCAGTTCTTCGCGAACGACGACGCGATGGTCACGGCTTTAAAGACGGGCCAGGTCGACATGATCGGCGCCACCACGCCGGCGACCGCGGTGCAGTCGCTCAAGGATGCCGGAATGGTCGTGCAGACCGCCCCCAGCGTGGGCTTCTACGACCTGATCATCAACACCACTGCTGGCAAGACGAGGAACCGCGAATTGCTCGATCCTCGCGTCCGCGAAGCACTTGAATATGCCACCGACCGCGCATCCATGGTCGACACCGCCTGGCTCGGCTTCGCCACGCCCGGCTCCACCATCGTTGCCCCGGCGTCGGGATGGCACGACGACTCGATCAGCGGACTGCCGTTCGACCTTGACAAGGCCAACGCGATCCTCGACGAACTGGGATATGCCAAAGGCTCGGACGGCATTCGCAACGCCGACGGTCACCGCATGGCGTACGACCTGATCTTTCCCACAGAGGTCAACGGGGCTGGCGACCGCATGTTCCAGGTGATGCAGACGGGCTTCGCCAAGGCGGGCATTGAGATCACGATGCGCAAGATGGATACCGATTCGGCCACCGCAGCGATCCGCGGCGCAGACGGCTCCTACGCCGACTATGACCTGGCGATGTGGCTGTGGGCACCGCCGGTCGACCCCAACTTCGTACTTAGCGTGCTCACCTGCGATCAGCGGGGCAACAACTCCGACAGTGGCTACTGCAACGCAGATTACGACGCGCTCTTTGCGCAGCAGGCGGCCGCCCCCGACCGGGCGGCGCGGCAGGAGATCATCGACCGGATGCAGCAGGTAGCGTTCGACGAGCGCCCCTACATCGTGCTGCTCTACCAGGACGTCATCGAAGCGCACTCCCCCCAGTGGACGGGATTCACGATGTCGCCCCTGGTGGGCTCGGTGAATAACCTCTCGATGAAAACCCTGCTTTCGGTGCACCGCGCATCATGA
- a CDS encoding ABC transporter permease: MARALRSVPAILGCVTVAIFMLLAVCADVLSPYSTNEPSCGVYAPPSPQHPLGCDDGGIDVLSLVLIGGRISMIAGFSAAAIAVAVGTLVGIVAGYAGGWVDTFLMRITDYFIVIPQIVLMIVIAAVWGSSLVHVILVIGLLMWTSAARIVRAQVAALRQRAYVRRAEATGANAGHVVLHHVLPQLGPLLVATSVIAITVAIFNETALAFLGLSDPTAITWGTIMQHAFQRNAISTGAWWAIVPAGVAVAVLITGCYLMGNALEDALNPRLRSSHLALRSWRFRAPGPQSEQAAMSPREGTQS, translated from the coding sequence ATGGCGCGTGCCCTGCGTTCCGTCCCCGCCATCCTTGGCTGCGTGACTGTGGCGATTTTCATGCTCTTGGCCGTCTGCGCCGACGTGCTCTCCCCCTACAGCACCAACGAGCCCAGTTGTGGTGTCTATGCGCCGCCGTCGCCGCAGCATCCGCTCGGCTGTGACGATGGGGGGATCGACGTGCTGAGCCTTGTACTGATCGGCGGTCGGATCTCGATGATCGCCGGATTCAGCGCGGCCGCTATCGCTGTTGCGGTTGGGACGCTGGTGGGCATCGTCGCGGGCTACGCCGGAGGCTGGGTTGACACCTTCCTCATGCGCATCACCGACTACTTCATCGTCATTCCGCAGATCGTGCTCATGATTGTCATCGCGGCGGTGTGGGGCTCGAGCCTCGTGCACGTCATCCTCGTGATCGGACTACTGATGTGGACCAGCGCCGCACGCATCGTGCGCGCGCAGGTGGCGGCGCTGCGTCAGCGCGCCTACGTGCGCCGCGCCGAAGCAACAGGTGCCAACGCCGGACACGTGGTGCTGCACCACGTGCTCCCGCAGCTGGGACCGCTGCTGGTTGCCACCTCTGTCATCGCCATCACCGTCGCCATCTTCAACGAGACGGCGCTCGCGTTCCTGGGCCTGTCCGATCCGACCGCGATCACGTGGGGGACCATCATGCAGCACGCTTTCCAGCGCAACGCCATTAGCACCGGAGCCTGGTGGGCCATCGTCCCGGCCGGGGTGGCCGTCGCGGTGCTGATCACCGGCTGCTACCTCATGGGCAACGCCCTCGAGGACGCACTCAACCCGCGGTTGCGCTCGTCGCACCTGGCGTTGCGATCGTGGCGCTTCCGCGCGCCGGGCCCCCAGAGCGAGCAAGCTGCAATGTCTCCGAGAGAAGGGACGCAGTCGTGA
- a CDS encoding M17 family metallopeptidase, with protein sequence MGEAVGLLGDNTTVVVPVRRDTDTVRLDPAATRALDAFPEDVRIAVRSIMLALAPRLNEEIAVTVPVCGPRPVWWLALCVLDDALPRAEALFAAALASGHLVESGRMLSLLACAAASAPEEEVVAAGHAIGRWRWTSDDDEPVEVTLIGETDASTAWALERARIIATEADAVRRLVETPPNALTPRGLAEHLARRIAGRDESRLTAEIWDSDELRRRGFGATLAVGEASAQEPCALVLRLDGDGPLWGLAGKGITFDSGGLNLKRDPAEIAWMKSDMAAAASVASAMMAAADLGPGRPALAVLPLAENAVGPQGLRPGDVVTHPNGRLTEVVDTDSEGRLVLADALAWLVRADVKELVDVGTLSDSGDVGTSFWGCWSTSDALAQTLVDAGYRVGEPGWRLPLHPGYRRLLSSRVADSANAPTGIPDSGQLAATFLRPFAMDVPWAHIDNGSGAYLVVDADPWPAGPTAVPLRTLIEILRPHFR encoded by the coding sequence GTGGGCGAAGCAGTCGGCCTCCTCGGGGACAACACCACCGTCGTCGTCCCGGTGCGACGGGATACCGACACGGTGCGTCTTGACCCGGCAGCAACCCGTGCCCTCGACGCGTTCCCCGAGGACGTGCGCATCGCTGTTCGATCAATCATGCTCGCGCTGGCTCCGCGCCTGAACGAGGAGATCGCGGTGACGGTGCCGGTGTGCGGTCCTCGCCCGGTCTGGTGGCTCGCGCTATGCGTCCTGGATGACGCGCTGCCGCGGGCTGAGGCGCTCTTCGCTGCCGCGCTCGCCTCCGGCCACCTGGTCGAGTCGGGACGAATGCTGTCGCTTCTTGCGTGCGCCGCGGCATCCGCCCCTGAGGAGGAGGTCGTTGCCGCGGGCCACGCCATTGGCCGCTGGCGGTGGACGAGCGACGACGACGAACCCGTCGAGGTGACGCTGATTGGCGAGACGGACGCCTCGACGGCGTGGGCACTGGAGCGTGCGCGGATCATCGCGACAGAGGCCGATGCAGTGCGCAGGCTGGTCGAGACGCCGCCGAACGCTCTCACGCCTCGCGGACTGGCCGAGCACCTCGCTCGACGGATCGCCGGGAGAGACGAATCGCGGCTGACGGCGGAGATCTGGGACTCCGATGAGTTGCGGCGACGCGGATTTGGCGCCACGCTCGCCGTCGGCGAGGCGAGCGCGCAGGAGCCGTGTGCACTCGTCCTGCGCCTCGACGGCGATGGGCCGCTGTGGGGTTTGGCTGGCAAGGGGATTACCTTCGACAGCGGCGGGCTGAACCTCAAGCGCGACCCTGCTGAGATCGCCTGGATGAAGTCAGACATGGCCGCCGCGGCATCCGTCGCCAGCGCGATGATGGCGGCCGCCGATCTCGGACCCGGACGGCCGGCCCTGGCGGTGCTGCCCCTGGCGGAGAACGCCGTCGGTCCCCAGGGTCTGCGACCGGGGGACGTGGTCACGCACCCGAACGGCCGTCTCACCGAGGTGGTGGACACCGACTCGGAGGGTCGACTAGTGCTCGCCGATGCGTTGGCGTGGCTCGTGCGGGCGGACGTCAAAGAATTGGTCGACGTGGGGACGCTCTCCGACTCGGGCGACGTGGGGACATCATTCTGGGGATGCTGGAGCACAAGCGATGCGCTCGCCCAGACGCTTGTGGACGCCGGGTACCGGGTGGGCGAACCCGGCTGGCGCTTGCCGCTTCATCCGGGATACCGCAGGCTGCTCAGTTCGCGCGTCGCCGACAGTGCCAACGCGCCTACCGGCATCCCCGATTCGGGTCAGCTGGCGGCGACCTTCCTGCGTCCCTTCGCGATGGACGTGCCGTGGGCTCACATCGACAACGGCTCGGGAGCGTACCTCGTAGTCGATGCCGATCCGTGGCCGGCGGGCCCGACCGCAGTCCCGCTGCGGACGCTCATCGAAATTCTGCGTCCGCACTTTCGCTGA
- a CDS encoding aspartate aminotransferase family protein, which yields MNGQPRFDERFASRTPRTRALFERAKKTIPGGAGSTARLPRNGWKPYPLFVAEGEGSRLRDVDGNEYIDYLLGLGPMILGHRNPVITRAVSDAVANLGTCFGLPYELEIEAAEKVVAAVPGIDQVRFTNSGSEAVGTAVRLARATTGRRLIVRFEGHYHGWQDTVYWSNHVDPALAGPIENPRPVAMGGGVPTELEDTLVVLNWNDPEALIALMESRGHEIAAVLTEPAVFNTGCILPEPGYLELLREQTTKYGAMLIFDEVITGFRFARGGAQEWFGITADLVTYAKGLGGGFPVAAVAGTREAMRLIADGTYSHSGTYNANVVQCAAVSATMDLLAEPGLYERQRALGDRLATGLETIARDRGVAAHVTGIGTVFQLWFADQKIRNWRDAAAYAREDVFTRWYEEMVLRGVLFHPLQFENLFISLVHTDADIDATLNAADDAMSVIAREF from the coding sequence ATGAATGGCCAGCCCAGGTTCGACGAGCGTTTCGCTTCCCGCACCCCTCGCACCCGCGCACTCTTCGAGCGCGCCAAAAAGACCATCCCCGGCGGAGCGGGTAGCACCGCTCGCCTCCCCCGCAACGGCTGGAAGCCATACCCGCTATTCGTCGCCGAGGGCGAGGGCTCGCGACTGCGCGACGTCGATGGAAACGAGTACATCGATTACCTCCTGGGCCTCGGACCGATGATTCTTGGCCACCGCAACCCCGTCATCACACGGGCAGTCTCTGACGCTGTCGCCAACCTCGGCACCTGTTTCGGCCTGCCCTACGAACTCGAGATCGAGGCCGCGGAGAAAGTCGTGGCGGCCGTCCCCGGAATCGACCAGGTGCGCTTCACCAATTCCGGCTCGGAGGCAGTCGGCACGGCGGTGCGCCTGGCTCGCGCGACGACAGGCCGGCGGCTCATCGTGCGGTTCGAAGGGCACTACCACGGCTGGCAGGACACTGTGTACTGGTCGAACCACGTCGACCCCGCACTCGCCGGCCCGATCGAGAACCCCCGGCCGGTTGCGATGGGCGGCGGCGTCCCCACTGAGCTTGAGGACACCCTCGTGGTGCTCAACTGGAACGATCCCGAAGCCCTCATCGCCCTCATGGAGAGCCGCGGCCACGAGATCGCCGCCGTTCTCACTGAGCCCGCCGTTTTCAACACCGGGTGCATCCTCCCCGAACCGGGCTACCTCGAGCTGTTGCGCGAGCAGACCACGAAGTACGGCGCGATGCTCATCTTCGACGAGGTGATCACCGGCTTTCGATTCGCCCGCGGCGGCGCGCAGGAGTGGTTCGGCATCACCGCTGACCTGGTCACCTATGCCAAGGGCCTCGGAGGCGGTTTCCCCGTTGCAGCCGTCGCCGGTACGCGTGAAGCTATGCGACTCATCGCCGACGGCACCTATTCCCACTCCGGCACGTACAACGCCAACGTGGTGCAGTGCGCGGCCGTGTCGGCCACAATGGATTTGCTCGCCGAACCTGGCTTGTACGAGCGCCAGCGCGCGCTCGGCGACCGCCTGGCGACCGGCCTAGAGACCATCGCCCGCGACAGGGGCGTCGCCGCTCACGTGACAGGCATCGGCACTGTGTTCCAGCTATGGTTCGCCGACCAGAAGATTCGCAACTGGCGTGACGCCGCCGCGTACGCTCGAGAGGACGTGTTCACCCGCTGGTACGAAGAAATGGTTTTGCGCGGGGTGCTCTTCCACCCCCTGCAGTTCGAAAACCTCTTCATATCTCTGGTGCACACTGACGCCGACATCGACGCGACGCTGAACGCTGCCGACGATGCCATGAGCGTCATCGCTCGCGAGTTCTAA
- the nikE gene encoding nickel ABC transporter ATP-binding protein NikE: MNTRIGPVAASPTALRIRDLNVWFDARDDRRAQAFHALQGIDLDVAPGERVGLVGESGSGKTTTILAAMGLLPASATVAGAVTLEANGPNLLSAGERGIRPHRWSDIAMVFQGAMSAMNPVHTVGWQIRETLAAHGVAIGEAARARTRELLAQVGLPAGTEDRYPHQLSGGMKQRVVIAMALCCEPKVLLADEPTTALDVVVQDQILRLLVKLSEELQLGLLLVTHDLGVVAQACTRAAVMRDGRIIEEGRVEDLYLAPAHTYTRELFEATPDLAAMPRRTPAADGTTLLSVRDVTVVYGGRRRRSFSAPGAIDFAGTETFTPETVTEMIATRSVAADDVSRDLTETASNAPRRAAVDRVGLDVREGELVALVGQSGCGKTTLLQTLIGLQRVAEGSIRFRGQEVSAAGARTWRALRRDIQLIYQDPYEALDSRDRIADIVAEPLRIHRIASSASDRRRRVDEALREVGLDPDVVARRFPHELSGGQRQRVAIAASIVLRPRLLLADEPVSMLDVSVRTGVLALLDRLRREHRMGILMITHDLSTAAAYADRIVVMREGRVVEQADAWDVVNSPASPYTRHLIETVPSPDPRRRRA, encoded by the coding sequence GTGAACACCCGCATCGGTCCGGTCGCAGCGTCGCCGACAGCACTGCGCATCCGCGACCTCAACGTGTGGTTTGACGCTCGCGATGACAGACGTGCCCAAGCCTTCCATGCCCTGCAGGGCATCGACCTTGATGTTGCGCCTGGCGAGCGGGTCGGTCTCGTTGGCGAGTCCGGCAGTGGCAAGACGACGACGATCCTCGCGGCCATGGGACTGCTCCCTGCCAGCGCAACCGTCGCTGGCGCGGTCACGCTCGAGGCGAACGGACCGAACCTCCTGTCAGCAGGTGAGCGCGGCATCCGGCCTCATCGCTGGAGCGACATCGCAATGGTGTTCCAGGGGGCGATGAGCGCCATGAACCCGGTGCACACCGTCGGATGGCAGATCCGCGAGACGCTGGCTGCCCACGGCGTCGCCATCGGCGAAGCCGCTCGGGCCCGCACTCGCGAACTACTCGCCCAGGTCGGCCTGCCGGCCGGCACCGAGGACAGGTATCCCCACCAGCTCTCCGGCGGGATGAAACAGCGCGTCGTCATCGCCATGGCACTGTGCTGCGAACCGAAAGTGCTTTTGGCCGACGAGCCGACCACAGCGCTAGATGTGGTGGTGCAGGACCAGATCTTGCGTCTGCTCGTGAAGCTGTCCGAAGAGCTGCAGCTCGGCCTGCTCCTGGTCACTCACGATCTCGGCGTCGTCGCCCAAGCGTGCACGCGAGCCGCTGTTATGCGCGACGGTCGCATAATCGAGGAGGGTCGGGTTGAGGACCTCTACCTCGCTCCCGCTCACACCTACACGCGGGAGCTCTTCGAAGCGACGCCCGACCTGGCAGCGATGCCTCGCCGCACCCCTGCTGCCGACGGCACCACTCTGTTGAGCGTCCGTGATGTCACTGTCGTCTACGGCGGGCGCCGCCGACGCTCCTTTAGCGCGCCCGGCGCGATCGACTTCGCCGGCACCGAGACCTTCACCCCCGAGACAGTGACCGAGATGATCGCGACCCGTTCGGTCGCCGCCGACGATGTCTCGCGCGACCTCACCGAGACGGCGTCGAACGCGCCGCGCCGCGCCGCTGTCGACCGCGTTGGCCTCGACGTGCGCGAGGGCGAGCTGGTGGCACTGGTCGGGCAGTCCGGATGCGGGAAGACCACCCTCCTGCAGACACTCATTGGCTTGCAGAGGGTGGCCGAGGGTTCCATCCGTTTCCGCGGCCAGGAGGTATCGGCGGCGGGCGCGCGCACCTGGCGTGCGTTGCGGCGCGACATCCAGCTCATCTATCAGGACCCTTATGAGGCGTTGGACTCCCGCGACCGCATCGCCGACATCGTCGCCGAGCCGCTGCGTATCCACCGCATCGCCTCGTCCGCCAGCGACCGGCGACGGCGTGTAGACGAGGCGCTGCGGGAGGTGGGCCTCGACCCGGATGTCGTGGCGCGACGTTTCCCGCATGAACTCTCCGGCGGGCAGCGCCAGCGCGTAGCGATCGCTGCGAGCATTGTCCTTCGGCCGCGCCTGCTGCTGGCCGACGAGCCGGTGTCGATGCTTGATGTGTCGGTGCGCACGGGCGTGCTCGCCCTGCTAGATCGCCTCCGCCGCGAGCATCGGATGGGGATCCTCATGATTACCCATGACCTGTCGACGGCGGCGGCGTATGCCGACCGCATCGTTGTGATGAGGGAAGGGCGCGTCGTCGAGCAGGCAGACGCGTGGGATGTCGTGAACTCTCCCGCCTCGCCCTACACCCGCCACCTCATCGAGACGGTGCCTAGTCCCGACCCGCGCCGTCGACGAGCGTGA
- a CDS encoding ABC transporter permease: MRGYIWRRTLFAVVTVFLALTLNFVLFRVLPGDAATRLSRVPNASPEMVQALERQFGLDLPLWEQYVRYLQQLAHGNMGISFANRQPVVDNLLEAFGNTIPMVTTGVLMSIVLGTLIGVFSAVRRGTVGDHILTNTSVVFYAFSTQFLGIVLLILFAGILPSAGMSDPFAAILSPWEQFLDVARHMILPVVTLTLTLTAETVLIVRSAMLETLGEDYIFTARAKGLRRGRIIRSHAFRNASLPTVTQIALSLGSIVSGSILVEVIFSWPGVGRALYDAVLQRDFPMLQGGFLVITITVVLVNYIADLLYFRLDPRVSR, from the coding sequence ATGAGGGGCTACATCTGGAGGCGAACGCTATTCGCGGTCGTCACGGTGTTCCTCGCCCTCACGCTGAACTTCGTTCTCTTCCGTGTCCTGCCCGGCGATGCCGCGACCCGGCTGTCACGGGTGCCGAACGCGTCGCCCGAGATGGTGCAGGCTCTCGAACGTCAGTTTGGTCTCGATCTGCCGCTGTGGGAGCAGTACGTGCGCTACTTACAGCAGCTGGCGCACGGGAACATGGGCATCTCGTTCGCAAATCGTCAGCCGGTCGTCGACAACCTTCTGGAGGCTTTTGGGAACACCATCCCCATGGTCACCACCGGCGTGCTGATGTCGATCGTTCTCGGAACCCTCATCGGGGTTTTTTCCGCGGTGCGCCGGGGTACGGTCGGCGACCACATCCTCACCAACACGTCCGTGGTCTTCTACGCCTTCTCCACGCAGTTCCTCGGGATCGTGCTGCTCATCCTGTTCGCGGGCATCTTGCCTTCCGCCGGAATGAGCGACCCGTTCGCGGCGATCCTCTCACCATGGGAACAATTTCTCGACGTCGCGCGCCACATGATCCTGCCGGTGGTGACCCTGACACTCACTCTGACCGCCGAGACGGTGCTCATCGTCCGTTCGGCGATGCTGGAAACCCTCGGCGAGGACTACATATTCACCGCGCGTGCCAAGGGGCTCCGCCGCGGGCGCATTATCCGCTCGCACGCGTTCCGCAACGCGTCGCTGCCCACCGTGACCCAGATCGCCCTCTCTCTTGGCTCCATTGTGAGCGGCTCCATCCTGGTCGAGGTGATCTTCTCGTGGCCCGGCGTCGGCCGTGCCTTGTACGACGCGGTCCTGCAACGCGACTTCCCCATGCTGCAAGGAGGGTTCCTGGTGATCACAATCACGGTCGTTCTCGTGAACTACATCGCCGACCTGCTGTACTTCCGTCTCGACCCCCGGGTCTCCCGATGA
- a CDS encoding glucosamine-6-phosphate deaminase — protein sequence MSIHFHLSIVPDSEAVAAYAFTAVADPLSRLERPVLGVATGSSPEGLYRLLAQACADGRFDASRLRAFALDEYVGIDPADPRSFAATLRRQVTESWGLDAGRIRVPDGRAADLDAECASFEADIREAGGVDVQIVGLGGNGHLAFNEPGSARDSRTRVVELDERTRRDNARFFEMAESVPRWAVTQGIATILEARRIVALAVGEGKAGAVARAVVGPIDASCPASFLRLHPDVVVIVDEAAARLLPR from the coding sequence ATGAGTATCCATTTTCACCTGAGTATAGTTCCCGACTCCGAAGCGGTCGCCGCGTACGCGTTCACCGCCGTCGCCGATCCCCTCTCCCGGCTCGAGCGTCCGGTGCTTGGGGTGGCGACCGGGTCGAGCCCCGAGGGGCTCTATCGCTTACTCGCTCAGGCGTGTGCGGACGGCCGATTTGATGCCTCCCGCCTGCGCGCGTTCGCGCTTGACGAGTACGTCGGTATCGACCCTGCAGACCCGCGCAGCTTCGCGGCCACACTGCGACGCCAAGTGACGGAATCATGGGGGCTTGATGCCGGGCGCATCAGGGTTCCCGACGGCCGAGCCGCCGACCTCGACGCGGAGTGCGCCAGCTTCGAGGCCGACATCCGCGAGGCGGGCGGTGTCGACGTGCAGATTGTGGGGTTGGGGGGCAACGGACACCTCGCCTTCAACGAACCCGGCTCCGCACGCGACTCCCGCACACGCGTGGTAGAGCTCGACGAACGCACCCGTCGCGATAATGCGCGTTTCTTCGAGATGGCCGAATCTGTGCCGCGGTGGGCGGTCACCCAGGGCATAGCGACGATCCTGGAGGCCCGGCGGATCGTCGCCCTGGCTGTGGGCGAGGGGAAGGCGGGTGCCGTGGCCCGTGCGGTGGTCGGCCCGATCGACGCATCCTGCCCTGCGTCCTTCCTTCGGCTCCATCCCGACGTAGTCGTCATCGTCGACGAGGCCGCGGCGCGCCTCTTACCGCGCTAA
- a CDS encoding GntR family transcriptional regulator, with product MIDVALRRDLMPLSPDHGDDEPEGSRPGRVLRYQHVYDLVVDLIRDRDLKPGSQLPSTAELANMAGVSIISVRRALDELTRHGRIVRHQGVGTFVASPRIVSEPSRPGGLLQTLRGLGDHVELQTELVRLIVGLPSEQQAAALGIETGSPVWEVARLRRLGSQPKVYETAVLPISLISSLDQEYLAAGGSLYELLAERHGFRDDLVEQAFEVDEPTAVERQYLQLPGTADVVRIRGVSLNADGVAFDSFQQTYPAKEFTFYVSGTSRQRLIEPSREAEWDVRPLGR from the coding sequence ATGATCGACGTCGCATTGCGGAGGGACCTCATGCCGCTTTCACCGGACCACGGAGACGACGAGCCAGAGGGCAGCCGCCCGGGGCGGGTGCTGCGCTACCAGCACGTGTACGACCTCGTCGTCGATTTGATTCGCGACCGTGATCTCAAGCCGGGCAGTCAGCTGCCCAGTACCGCCGAACTGGCCAATATGGCCGGGGTGAGTATCATCTCCGTTCGGCGCGCTTTAGATGAGTTGACCCGGCATGGCCGGATTGTGCGCCACCAGGGCGTCGGCACCTTCGTGGCCTCGCCTCGAATCGTGAGCGAGCCCTCTCGGCCCGGAGGGCTGCTGCAGACCCTTCGAGGCCTGGGAGACCACGTTGAGCTGCAAACCGAACTGGTCCGCCTGATCGTGGGGCTGCCCAGCGAGCAGCAGGCCGCCGCGCTGGGCATAGAGACCGGCTCCCCGGTGTGGGAGGTCGCGCGGCTGCGTCGTCTCGGATCGCAGCCGAAGGTCTACGAAACCGCCGTCCTGCCAATCTCGCTCATCTCCTCCCTTGACCAGGAGTACCTCGCCGCCGGCGGATCGCTCTACGAATTGCTTGCCGAACGGCATGGGTTCCGCGACGACCTCGTGGAGCAGGCGTTCGAGGTTGACGAGCCCACCGCCGTCGAGCGTCAGTACCTTCAACTGCCGGGTACCGCTGACGTCGTGCGCATCCGGGGCGTCAGCCTGAACGCCGACGGCGTCGCGTTCGACAGCTTCCAGCAGACATATCCTGCGAAGGAATTCACCTTCTACGTCTCCGGAACCTCCCGCCAACGACTCATCGAGCCGTCGCGGGAGGCCGAGTGGGATGTCCGGCCCCTCGGGCGGTGA